Part of the Archangium lipolyticum genome, CCTCGGCCTCGCCCTCCGAGATGTGCTCGCGCAGCCCCTGGAAGACGGCGCGCACCAGGGGCTCCACCTCGGACACGTCCTTGCGCAGGTCCTCCGCCACCACCCTCAGGAAGTCGTCCCGGTTCTTGCCAAAAGCGCGCACCGGCTTGTCCTCACCCTCCTGGGGCAGGAACTCCACCAGCTTGCGCGGCAACTGCGCCTTCAGGTCCTTCGCCTCGCCGGGCTGGATGCGGTGCAGCAGGGCATTGACGACCGACACCGCCGCACATTCCGCCACCCCGGGTTCCAACTTCCCTACCTCG contains:
- a CDS encoding DUF2267 domain-containing protein is translated as MADIPEETPLSRSEKRHLSRVGSTYAAFIKHLCEVGKLEPGVAECAAVSVVNALLHRIQPGEAKDLKAQLPRKLVEFLPQEGEDKPVRAFGKNRDDFLRVVAEDLRKDVSEVEPLVRAVFQGLREHISEGEAEDVESNLSPDLRDLWRRTQ